ACAAGTACAAAACGTTCTGCGACAACAAACAGATCCCTTACAGGGAATTTACGGAATTCTCCCCCGAAGCGATCAACAGCGCCGACATCCTTTATATGACCCGCGTGCAGAAAGAACGTTTTACCGACCTGATGGAATATGAAAAAGTAAAGAATGTATATATCCTGCATAACCGTATGCTGGATGAGTCTAAAGAGAATCTGAAGGTGCTGCACCCGCTTCCGCGCGTGAAAGAAATCGACCAGGACGTGGATGAGAGCCCGAAAGCTTACTATTTTGAACAGGCAAAGAACGGGATGTATACACGCCAGGCAATTATTTGTGATTTAATGGGAATCGTAGATAATTGAAAATTGAAAATTGAAAGTTGAAAATTAATAGTGAAATCTGTGAGTAAGTGAGAGTAAAACAAGTTTACTTGGGTTTGCCGGGCAGGAGCAGATTGCGCGAAACGAATGGTGAAAAATGGCAGGAAGGTCAGACTGGGAGATTGAGAAGACTGGGAGGCTGGGAGACCGGGAGACCAACGAACCGAAAAAGATCGCTAATTTGTAATTGGTAATTTGTAATTGATAATTAGTAATTGGTAATTAGTAATTAGTAATTTTTAAAAAAACTATGGGAAAAGAACTACAGGTTGCAGCGCTCGAGAATGGCACAGCCATCGATCATATACCCAGTGATGCCGTTTTCAAAGTGGTCTCACTGCTTCAACTGCAGAAACTGAACAACCGGATCACTATCGGCAATAATCTGAAGAGCAGCAAGATGGGATCCAAAGGGATCATCAAGGTATCGGATAAATTCTTCCGTGAAGATGAACTCAACCGTATTGCTTTGGTTGCGCCTAATGTAAATTTGAATATTATCCGTAATTTCGAGGTGGTAGAGAAAAAGAAGGTGGTACTTCCCGATGAGATTGTGGAGATCATGAAGTGCAACAATCCCAAATGTATCACCAACAATGAACCGATGAAAACCCGGTTCCATGTGACAGACAAAGAAAAAGTGGAACTTCAGTGCCACTACTGCGAAGTAAAAATAAAAAAAGAAGAAGTAGTCCTTCTATAATTGAAATTGAACTAATTATGCCCGTCAATATACCCGATAAATTACCCGCGATTGAGATATTAAAAAAGGAGCATATTTTTGTGATGGACGATTTGCGTGCATCCACACAGGATATACGTCCGCTGAGAATCCTGATTCTCAACCTGATGCCGGTCAAAGTCACGACCGAGACCGATCTTATACGCCTTCTGTCCAATTCTCCGCTTCAGGTTGAGATTGAATTTCTGGGACTCTCCACGCATACTCCCAAGAATACGCCTATCGAGCACCTCATGTCGTTTTACACCAATTTCTCCAAAATAAAAAATGCCTATTACGACGGGATGATTATCACCGGAGCACCGGTAGAAATGCTGCCTTTTGATGAGGTGAAGTATTGGAAAGAGTTCACCCAGATTTTAGATTGGGCACGTACGCATGTCACCTCCACTTTCTATATCTGCTGGGGGGCCCAGGCTGCATTGCATCATTTTTACGGTATCAATAAATATCCGTTGGAGAAAAAACTCTTCGGCGTTTTCAAGCATAGGATAAACGATCCTTCATTCCCCTTGTTCCGCGGCTTCGATGACGAATTCTATGCACCTCACAGCAGGCATACCACTATCCTGGCCGAAGAGATCAACCGGCATCCCGCTCTGACCATTCTCTCCGAATCGGATGAAGCCGGCGTATATATTGTCACTTCGCGTGGCGGAAGGGAGTTTTACGTAACCGGCCACTCCGAATACTCTCCTTCCACCCTGCATAAGGAATATATACGTGACAAGGAGAAAGGGATGGACTCTGTCGCACTGCCTGAAAACTATTACAGGAACAATGATCCTGAACAACCCCCGTTAGTGCAATGGAGATCTCACGCCAATCTGTTATACATAAACTGGTTGAATTACTTTGTATATCAGGCCACTCCATTCAACATCGAAGAGGTTGCACAGTTGGGAGAGTTGTAAAACATTAGTAGCCTGGAAACACCGGTAAGGGAAACGCTCATCTCAAGAGCATATTCCCTCATCCGATCTGTTTTTACTTTTACCCTGACCCGGTCATTCAACCGGTTTTACCACGGTGTACTCCTCTATTCCCCACATGTAGGCGGCGACAAGTTCACTGTTGTTGAACGCTGCCGCATTCATCTTATTGATTTCTCCGATCAACCCCTTTGCTTTCACCGGATCAACCTCCTGCACAATAATGGCAGAGTTGTAACCCGGCCATACGGCGGTATTTTGCCGGGGTTCTCCCCACCGGCTCATGGCTGTCACCTGCTCTATTACCTGATAATCGGCATACTCCATTTCATTGAGGAAAAGTGTCAGGGTTTCCAGCATACTTACGTTACATGTAATATAGATAAACTTCATTTTAAAACTATGATTAATGTTTATAGCGGGAGGCGCAATCTTTCATCGCCCTCCCACTACAAAAACAATGAGTGATTAATTTGTCCTATTCTCTTCTGTTTTATCTGTTCCCTTGCCCAATCGTACCGAGATACGATCCTTTACCAATGTACGGTGATAGAGCGCCGTATACATGGTGGGAACCAGTATCAGGGTGGTGAGCACCGACACGAACAGTCCGCCAATAATCGTGACACCCAGCGGGGCATACATCTCTTTTCCCATTCCTGTACTGAGCGCCATGGGCAACATACCGAGGATGGTGGTAAGCGAGGTCATCAGTACGGGGCGCAGACGCGAGCGCCCGGCCTCCATCACGGCATCACGAAGAGAATAGTTCCGTTTACGCAGCATATTGGTATAGTCGACCAGCACGATTCCGTTATTCACTACAATCCCTACAAGCATGATCAGTCCGATGAAGGTGACAACGCTTAACGTGATATTGGTGATAAAGAACGCCAGGATAACCCCCACAAGGGTAAAGGGAATGGCAAAAAGAATGATAAAGGGGTCTTTAAACGATTCAAATTGCGCCGCCATCACCATATACACCAGCGCTATACCCAAAAAGAAAATCAGATAGAGCGATTGAAATGATGAAGACTGGTCATCTACCTGTCCACCGATCTCAACGGTTATACCCTCCGGGACGGTGGTTTCATCGATCAACTGCTGGGCCAGCCGGGTAGCTTCACCCAGGGAGATATCATTTAAATTGGCGACAGTTTTCACATATCTCTGTTGTGACAGGCGCTGTATCTCAATCGGACCGCTCTCTTCCACAATATCGGCAACCGACGAGAGGGGTATCTGTTGCCCCAGCAGGTTGGTAATCTGCATTTCACGGAGTTTCGACACTTCATTGCGGTACTCCGGCGCATATTGTATCACCACACCGTAATCGCTTCCCTCTTCGGTAAACTCACCCGACTCGGTGCCGTACAGGTTCTGCCGTACCTGCATCCCCACCATGGCAACATTTAATGCCATCTGTGATGCTTTCTCCTTATCGACCCGCACCTGTACCTCTAACTTGCCGGGATCGACAGTGGTTGTGACATCGGTAAACGACTTCTCGGCTATCATTTTTTTCTCAAAATCAAGAGCCACAGCTTTGATTTTATCCAGATCATTTCCGGAAACAATAATTTCGATGGGTTTTTTATTTCCCGTTACGGCAGTAGCCAGCGCGCTCCCTCCCTGTATACTCACTTCCTCTATTTGCGGGATCGCTTCCACCCGCTGACGGATAGATTCGGCCACTTCGGCGGCAGAGCGACTCCGTTGCTCAACCGGCACAAGGTGACAAAGTACCGTCCCTACGTTTTTCCCCTCTTTGAAACCTACGGTTGTAAGCGCCCCGTCACGTGTCTGCCCCGAGATCGACGCGATGGCGCCGTCGGCTATTTCAGGTATTTCGTCGAGCATAATTTTTAATATCTGCTGCCCGACGCTGTCTGTTTGATTTGCCGCCGTTCCTACTTCGGTTTCGAACACTACGGATACCGTTCCCGCGTCAAAATCGGGAATATAGTCGGTACCTATTCGTTTGCCTAACCACATCGTTAACACAAAAACAAGCAGTGCCACGACCAACGTCACGCCTTTATGAAAAACCGCCCATCCCAGTACCCGTTTGTACCCGTCTTCGATCCGGTTGAATATCTTTTCACTGGCAGTATAGAGTTTAGAACGGCGCTGTTCTTCCTTATCGCGAGGAGTCCTCTTCAGCAGCTTCGACGAAAGCATAGGAGTGAGTGTAAGCGCCGCGAAGAGCGACATGGTCATGCAGACGACCGTAAGAATGGCAAGCTGTTTAAACATGATTCCTACAATCCCCCCCATAAAAAGGAGCGGGAGAAATACCACCAATGTTGTCGCCGTTGATGCAATAATAGCCATGCCCATCTCCGAAGTTCCAAAGATAGCCGCCTGTTTGGGATCGGCTCCCTTTTCGATATGCTGCGTGATATTTTCGAGCACCACGATCGCATTATCCACCACCATTCCTATGGCAATCACGAGCGACATCAACGAAAATATGTTGATGGTATAGTCCATGATATACATCGCTATGAATGCGGAAATAAGAGATACCGGCATGGTGATGAAGACAATGAAGCTCGATTTCCACTCACGCAGGAACATAAGGACAACCAACGTTACAAAGACAAGGGCGTACCATATAGAAGAGGTGAGGTTCCTGATGGAACCGGTAATGATCTCTTCCGAGCTGAGCACCTCGTTCACCCGGATATCTGCAGGTAGTTGTTGCTCAAGCTCTGCCATCTTCGCACGGACGGCATCCACCACCTCCACGGTATTGGCTCCCGACTGTTTCTGTACCATCAAAGCCACTCCTTCGCCGATGTGATTACGGGCAAACGATTCTTTTTCCTTGAACGTATCCTCGATGTCGGCCACATCTCTCAACCGTACAACCTGACCGTTGAACGCTTTCAACACCGTATTACCTATTTCATCCACCGATTCGAATTTCCCGGGCACACGCACAGAGAAATCGTACACACCCAGATTGATGTTTCCCGCGGGGATATTGATGTTATTGGCTTTAAGCATCGTGGATATCTGCGACGTTGACAGTCCGTATGCCTTCATCTGTTGCGGATTGATATTTACTTTTATCTCACGTTCGGGTTGTCCCAAATAGAGCACTGTCCCCACCCCTTCCACCTTGCGCAGGGCAGAGGCGATATCTTCCTCCACAATATGCTCGATACCGTTGTAATGGGCATCGGCATTGATGGCATACGCCAGAACCGGCATCATCGAGGAGTTGATCTTGTAGATAATGGGTTGTTGTGCTGCTGCCGGCAGTCGATTCTTTCCCAACTCGATCAGGTCGCGCGCATTGTTTGCCGCGGAGGTCACATCACCTCCCCATTCATAACTGAGTTGAATGAATGAGACGTTCTCTTTCGATGTCGATTTGATTTCCGTCAAACGCTCTGCGGCAGAGAGCACGGTTTCCAATGGCTTGGTGACCTGTTCTTCCACCTCGTTGGCCGAGGCTCCGGGATATACGGTGATCACCGTCACGGAAGGGAACTCCATTTCCGGCATCAGGTCAAGCGGCAACATCTTGAGCGATACGATTCCCAGCAGGATAATTGCTATGAACAGCATGGCGGTTGCCACAGGTCTTTTCACACCTATTTCGGGTAATTTCATTTGTATATTGTTTATAAGATGATCAAAAGCAGGATAAACTCCCTGTTATTTATTCACCATTTCAATAAGCGAACCGTCGTCCAATTTATTTTTCCCATCGACAACCACATACTCATCGGCACGGATTTCGGGGATCCGGACAAGGTTCCCTTTTGATTCGCCACGCGTGACTTTCCGACGGGTGACCCGGTTCTGGTCGACGACCATAAAGAGGTAGTCTTCGCCCGTTCCCTGTTGCCTGTACAGGGCATTTACGGGAACAAACACGCCGGTTGTCTGCGGCATCGAGATCGAAACCCTGCCGAACATACCCGGTTTCAATTTCATTTCCCTGTTGGGAATGGTAACCTCTACCGTGGCGGTACGGGTCACCGACGACAGGACAGGTGAAATATAGCTCACTTTCCCTGAAACGGGTTCATCCGGATAAGCATCAAACACCACATCCGCATGTTGTCCCCGGCTGATGGAGTTAATCTCTTTTTCGTTCACTTCTACAGTTATTTTCAGCGGATTGAGCTGGCGTATGGTAAGTATACCGCTCTGCATTTTCAGGTCGGAGCTTACCGAAGGGACAAACGTATAATTCTCTCCCTCCTGCACCGTTATATCGGTTAATACTCCCCCGAAAGGAGCGGTAATAGAGGTATTCTTCTTCAGCATATTTACTTTGGTTTGCGACGCGTCGAACTTGGCCTTCATATGGTCGTAGTCCATCACGCTCACGCTCTCTTTTTCTTTCAGGCGGCTTATCCGTTCAAAATCCTTGCGAATCGTTTCCAATTCAATTTGTGCCTGAATCAGCATTTCGTCCGACATCTCGGCTATCACGGCTCCTTCCGGGACATAACTGCCCTTGGAGAAGTGAATCTTCTCCACCCGTCCCGGGATAGAAGCTCCGAGAGCAGCTTCCCTGTTTGCTTCGGCCGTACCTGTAAAATTCAACACGGGAATATACGCCATCTCTTTCGCAACCTGCACAGTGACTTTTGTCGCAGTTGCCGGACTTGTTGCGGAATGACCGCTGTTCTCTGTCGTTTTTGTACTGCATCCGCCCGCAAAAATGGCGAGCAAACAGGTTGTGTAAGCTATTTTATTTGTCAGTTGCATCATTGTGTTGTAATGTATATTTTTTGTTTAAAATGTAAGTAAGCCTCAATAAAGGTGATTGTAAATCTCGCCTGTCGATTTATCCAGTTCCAGAAGTGTTGTCCTCATCTCCACCAGCGCGTCGATATGTTCCGAGGAGGCATTCTCCCATTGCAGTTGGGCTTCAAGCAATTCAGTCAGGCGGCTCCGGCCTTCCATCAGGTTCTCTTTTGCCATGCGCATATTTTCTTCAGCCTGCTTTCTGGAAAGCCCGGTCATCTCCGCTTTTTTCAATGCCTCACTGTATCGATAGCGATTCTGGCGAATTTGCAGGTCAATCATTTCGCGGGCTTCGTTGAGTTCAAGCTGTACATTCTTCGTCTTCAGCTTCGCGGCATGGAGATCATGTCGGCGTTCACCCCAAGTAAAAATAGGTATCGAGACCATTACTCCCACACTCCAATTTCCCCCGAACTCACTTCTCAATCCATTGTAGGGATTAGGATTCATCCATCCATACCCCCCGGTAAGCGCCACATCGGGCATAAATCTGGAACGTTCGATATTTCTTTTCGACTCCATGATGGCTGCCTTCTCCTTCAACATGGTTATCTCTGCCCGGTTATCGGGAGAGATTTCCTGGTAGAAAGAAGCCGGCATGGAAAGCGGAGGCTTTTCCATAGTATCCGTATCGACCTCTATCTCGCTCTCTTCCATCCCGATAATCTGTGCCAGCGCCATTTTTGAGAGCGCGCATCCGTTTTCGGCCTGCAATGTTTTCAGTTTTGCTTCGTTTTGTTTTACCTGGGCTTTCAACACATCATTCCGCGTAATGATACCCTCGGCATACATATTCTCGAGGTCGGTGACCAGCCTGTCGAGCAACGCTTCATAAGCATTTGCCAGCTTCAATTTTTCCTGTAGCGACACCACACGCCAAAAAGCTTCGTCGGTCTTGGCCACGACCTCCGCCCGGGTCAGCACCTCCTTCTCTTTGGCAATATTTTCAGCTCGCCTGGCAATGTGGTTGGCTTCCGTGATTTTAAAACCCGTAAAGATCGGTTGGGTAACGGTAAAACGGGCATAATAACTGTTCTTATGGTCAAAAACAAGTTTATCGGCCGGCAGCATCGCGTAGTTCTTAAAGATGGGATTCCCCGCCTGATCGACCATGGGCGCCCCTGTTTCAGGATTGAAGACAAGCGTGTTCACAGCCGTCTCGGGATCTTTCAACGCTTCCGGATTAAACCTCCCCGTTGCGGGATCAATGGTGTTGAACGGCACTACCGGAAGGAACAGGTCATTCTCCAGCGGTTGAATAGCCTTGCCTGTACGTAACCATGCCCCTCCGAAACTTACTTTGGGAAGATATTGTGTTTGCGCGGATTTTCTGGCATGGGTGGCTGCCTGCATCTCATTTTGCGCGATACGAATTTCCCTGTTCTGTTCAAGCGCCAACGTACGGCACACATCGAGCGTGAGTTTTTGCTGGGCAGAGAGAGGGAAAACAAAGAGTGTGATCAGTGTCAATAAACAGGTAAATTGCTGTTTGTCTGGATTCATAATTCTCATTTTCATCTGTTTTCATTCTACATTTACGGCTGCAAAATTATGAAACAACAGCTGACCCTGTTTTGAAAAAAATACCGAGTTGGAAAAATTGAATCTTTAAACGACGATAACGTACTTTAAAGCGATTACAGGGTAGCGTGACAGGGGGGGGAATAATCAACATTTCCGGTCGGGAATAACCAAAGGGAATAGCAAGCCCTTCCGGCAAGAGGAATCGAGCGGTATTTACAACAAGAAAGATAAGGAGGTGAGAGAAAGTCTATAGGATATTATCCATGTACCAGTTTTTAAAGTCACGATTGCGCGCCCGGCTTACAATGATTCGTTCGGGCGTTTCCATCGAAAGATTTACCGCCAGCTTACCTCCGAACCAAATTGACATATCCTCTATGGCGCGATGTGATACAATATATTGCCGGTTGGCACGAAAGAATTGGGCCGGATTCAACTGGCTCATTAACTCATCGAGGGAATTGTCCAGAGAGAATGTCTTTTGATTGAAACAGATAATTTTTGCTATTTTAAATTCGGTATAGATATAGGCAATTTCATCCACCGGCAGCGGGGTAAGCTTGTCTTTATTCGGAATGAGGAAATGCCTCTTATAGGGTATCTTCGATTCATGCATCGATTGCATGATTTGCGAGACAAGCTCTCTGTTATTTTGTTGGGAGGTTAATGAAGTGAGCTTGTTCATCGCCCTCTCAAGATCCTGCCTGATGATCGGTTTCAGCAGATAGTCGATGCTGTTTACCTCGAATGCTTTTAACGCATATTCATCGTAGGCGGTAGTAAAGATAATGGGACTAAGGATTTCAACTTCCTCGAAAACCGAGAAAACATCACCATCGGCCAAATGAATATCCATAAAAACCACATCGGGGGAAGCGTTTATCGAAAACCACTCTACAGACTCTTCCACACTTTGCAGCACGGCCAGAATTTCCGTACTTCCATCCACTTCTTGTATCATCCGCTCCAGGTTTTGTGCGGCAACAAATTCATCTTCTACAATTACTATTTTCATCTGTTTGTTTTTATTTCTTATTTTTTCACACTATCGCCAGATGGAACCATTGATGATTAAAATAATCATTCAATTACATTAGACTATTTATACGCTCAACATAGTCAAAACAAGTTTTGCCTCTGTATTCGCTTAACGAAATAGTTCCTTTGCATGTTCAACGATTATTTTAACCATGCCGGTTTCATCGAAGGTGCCTTTACTTACCCTTATAAATATCCATATCTTTTATGAGCGGGATCTCAACGGAAAATAGCCCGTGGGCAGAACAGACAATGATCTCTTTTCCGAACATCAATCTGTATTGTTCGTTCAGATTCGACAGCCCCAACCCGCTACTCTCCCTCTCCCCGGTTTTTATCTGCAGGTTATTCTCCACACGCACTTTGTCATCCGGCAGGGTTTCGATCACGATACGAAGAGGTTTTTTCCGACTGACGACATTATGCTTGATGGCGTTCTCAATGAGTATTTGCAGTCCTGACGGGATCATATAATATCCCTTTTTTTCATCGTCGATACGTATTTGCACATCCAACCCGTCGTTATACCGGATCTTCATCAGATAGATATATGACTCTGCGAACTCCAACTCATCAACCAATCTGGCCACCTCCCTACTCTGCATCGTATAACGGAACACATGGGAAAGTTGTTCCACATAATTTTTGGCACGTTGATCATCATATCCGATCAATCCGTTCAACGTATTCAGCGAATTGAACAGAAAATGCGGATCGGTCTGGTTCTTGAGTGCATTATACCGATTTTGCAGACTCT
This window of the Proteiniphilum saccharofermentans genome carries:
- the pyrI gene encoding aspartate carbamoyltransferase regulatory subunit, producing MGKELQVAALENGTAIDHIPSDAVFKVVSLLQLQKLNNRITIGNNLKSSKMGSKGIIKVSDKFFREDELNRIALVAPNVNLNIIRNFEVVEKKKVVLPDEIVEIMKCNNPKCITNNEPMKTRFHVTDKEKVELQCHYCEVKIKKEEVVLL
- the metA gene encoding homoserine O-acetyltransferase MetA; translated protein: MPVNIPDKLPAIEILKKEHIFVMDDLRASTQDIRPLRILILNLMPVKVTTETDLIRLLSNSPLQVEIEFLGLSTHTPKNTPIEHLMSFYTNFSKIKNAYYDGMIITGAPVEMLPFDEVKYWKEFTQILDWARTHVTSTFYICWGAQAALHHFYGINKYPLEKKLFGVFKHRINDPSFPLFRGFDDEFYAPHSRHTTILAEEINRHPALTILSESDEAGVYIVTSRGGREFYVTGHSEYSPSTLHKEYIRDKEKGMDSVALPENYYRNNDPEQPPLVQWRSHANLLYINWLNYFVYQATPFNIEEVAQLGEL
- a CDS encoding PG0541 family transporter-associated protein, which produces MKFIYITCNVSMLETLTLFLNEMEYADYQVIEQVTAMSRWGEPRQNTAVWPGYNSAIIVQEVDPVKAKGLIGEINKMNAAAFNNSELVAAYMWGIEEYTVVKPVE
- a CDS encoding efflux RND transporter permease subunit, which encodes MKLPEIGVKRPVATAMLFIAIILLGIVSLKMLPLDLMPEMEFPSVTVITVYPGASANEVEEQVTKPLETVLSAAERLTEIKSTSKENVSFIQLSYEWGGDVTSAANNARDLIELGKNRLPAAAQQPIIYKINSSMMPVLAYAINADAHYNGIEHIVEEDIASALRKVEGVGTVLYLGQPEREIKVNINPQQMKAYGLSTSQISTMLKANNINIPAGNINLGVYDFSVRVPGKFESVDEIGNTVLKAFNGQVVRLRDVADIEDTFKEKESFARNHIGEGVALMVQKQSGANTVEVVDAVRAKMAELEQQLPADIRVNEVLSSEEIITGSIRNLTSSIWYALVFVTLVVLMFLREWKSSFIVFITMPVSLISAFIAMYIMDYTINIFSLMSLVIAIGMVVDNAIVVLENITQHIEKGADPKQAAIFGTSEMGMAIIASTATTLVVFLPLLFMGGIVGIMFKQLAILTVVCMTMSLFAALTLTPMLSSKLLKRTPRDKEEQRRSKLYTASEKIFNRIEDGYKRVLGWAVFHKGVTLVVALLVFVLTMWLGKRIGTDYIPDFDAGTVSVVFETEVGTAANQTDSVGQQILKIMLDEIPEIADGAIASISGQTRDGALTTVGFKEGKNVGTVLCHLVPVEQRSRSAAEVAESIRQRVEAIPQIEEVSIQGGSALATAVTGNKKPIEIIVSGNDLDKIKAVALDFEKKMIAEKSFTDVTTTVDPGKLEVQVRVDKEKASQMALNVAMVGMQVRQNLYGTESGEFTEEGSDYGVVIQYAPEYRNEVSKLREMQITNLLGQQIPLSSVADIVEESGPIEIQRLSQQRYVKTVANLNDISLGEATRLAQQLIDETTVPEGITVEIGGQVDDQSSSFQSLYLIFFLGIALVYMVMAAQFESFKDPFIILFAIPFTLVGVILAFFITNITLSVVTFIGLIMLVGIVVNNGIVLVDYTNMLRKRNYSLRDAVMEAGRSRLRPVLMTSLTTILGMLPMALSTGMGKEMYAPLGVTIIGGLFVSVLTTLILVPTMYTALYHRTLVKDRISVRLGKGTDKTEENRTN
- a CDS encoding efflux RND transporter periplasmic adaptor subunit gives rise to the protein MMQLTNKIAYTTCLLAIFAGGCSTKTTENSGHSATSPATATKVTVQVAKEMAYIPVLNFTGTAEANREAALGASIPGRVEKIHFSKGSYVPEGAVIAEMSDEMLIQAQIELETIRKDFERISRLKEKESVSVMDYDHMKAKFDASQTKVNMLKKNTSITAPFGGVLTDITVQEGENYTFVPSVSSDLKMQSGILTIRQLNPLKITVEVNEKEINSISRGQHADVVFDAYPDEPVSGKVSYISPVLSSVTRTATVEVTIPNREMKLKPGMFGRVSISMPQTTGVFVPVNALYRQQGTGEDYLFMVVDQNRVTRRKVTRGESKGNLVRIPEIRADEYVVVDGKNKLDDGSLIEMVNK
- a CDS encoding TolC family protein; the protein is MKMRIMNPDKQQFTCLLTLITLFVFPLSAQQKLTLDVCRTLALEQNREIRIAQNEMQAATHARKSAQTQYLPKVSFGGAWLRTGKAIQPLENDLFLPVVPFNTIDPATGRFNPEALKDPETAVNTLVFNPETGAPMVDQAGNPIFKNYAMLPADKLVFDHKNSYYARFTVTQPIFTGFKITEANHIARRAENIAKEKEVLTRAEVVAKTDEAFWRVVSLQEKLKLANAYEALLDRLVTDLENMYAEGIITRNDVLKAQVKQNEAKLKTLQAENGCALSKMALAQIIGMEESEIEVDTDTMEKPPLSMPASFYQEISPDNRAEITMLKEKAAIMESKRNIERSRFMPDVALTGGYGWMNPNPYNGLRSEFGGNWSVGVMVSIPIFTWGERRHDLHAAKLKTKNVQLELNEAREMIDLQIRQNRYRYSEALKKAEMTGLSRKQAEENMRMAKENLMEGRSRLTELLEAQLQWENASSEHIDALVEMRTTLLELDKSTGEIYNHLY
- a CDS encoding LytR/AlgR family response regulator transcription factor, with the translated sequence MKIVIVEDEFVAAQNLERMIQEVDGSTEILAVLQSVEESVEWFSINASPDVVFMDIHLADGDVFSVFEEVEILSPIIFTTAYDEYALKAFEVNSIDYLLKPIIRQDLERAMNKLTSLTSQQNNRELVSQIMQSMHESKIPYKRHFLIPNKDKLTPLPVDEIAYIYTEFKIAKIICFNQKTFSLDNSLDELMSQLNPAQFFRANRQYIVSHRAIEDMSIWFGGKLAVNLSMETPERIIVSRARNRDFKNWYMDNIL
- a CDS encoding sensor histidine kinase, with the protein product MKLRKERFFILSYNRKTALIASVIISFILAFVMLSSSMYYSISLDKNSGVRLVDIITPESVVTLLANTLFFYFVFQLQFWAVTHFLNRPYKMWLFLLGLFVVIILLSPLFSQMQWWWFRDEVSPGAYSTLHYVKDLIIFIISFLFTILIYFINQNQKRVIENQHLVFESLQNRYNALKNQTDPHFLFNSLNTLNGLIGYDDQRAKNYVEQLSHVFRYTMQSREVARLVDELEFAESYIYLMKIRYNDGLDVQIRIDDEKKGYYMIPSGLQILIENAIKHNVVSRKKPLRIVIETLPDDKVRVENNLQIKTGERESSGLGLSNLNEQYRLMFGKEIIVCSAHGLFSVEIPLIKDMDIYKGK